In Rhipicephalus sanguineus isolate Rsan-2018 chromosome 1, BIME_Rsan_1.4, whole genome shotgun sequence, the DNA window TTTTGTTCCACCGTACTCGTCTCGCACCACGGTCTCGATGCACTCGTCGTAGGCACCCAGATCGGACAGGGTACCCTGAAGGAAGCCGGTGGGGTACTTGGCCGTAGCGTCGATtactgcacattaaaaaaaaaggacatacaTGCAGTATAGTGACCCAAAGCTATGCGTCTCCTTTTACGAGCAGACCACATAGATGATAACTTCGCACAATGATCGTTGTATACAGGATTATTTAGAAGCAAATATAGCGCATGCGGGTGTTCAGTAAGGTAAGTGTTCAGTAAGTATGTTGCCGACGAAGGAAAAAGGACAGTGATCACCAGTAAGCGTAAATACGGGATAAGaaaggaaaattgacaaccacccgtttctagcacgaagctacaaggaaatcatttctcagaaagaaagcttcttcgTTGCCGAAAAgtttgtcctggtccggggatcgaacccaggaTCTACGCCTGCGTATGGATATAAATCCGTGTGGATTTGCTTGCGGCTTCTTGTCACAAACGGGTGCTTGTAAATTATCCCTTTTTTAACCTTtggccaccttgcgggattccgcagagctgATTTGCGTAAATAGGGAAATGAagggaaagagggggggggggggaggctagtcTTCCACCGTGAACACGGAGAGTGTTGTAACGCAAAGTgaaggaaagtggacgaaaagataactcgccggtccctgccggcgccaagttatcttttcgtccacatagCTTTCTTCACAtaatattctaaatactacagataacacccactatactttccttggcgtcattgtctgctagttctcattaatattgggtctaacaaagaaaaacgagccccaaaaaaagtcaccttctttccgtCATTcaaagcgagggtctcgttctggcagacttgatgccttcaggtactaTGCAAGGTATTATTgatcagcttccagctcgtaaaatgatcacgtgctacgtgacgccaacaggcagaaaaaagagtgttccacactcgccgtcatggctgcaattggcgctgactaacactcctaggattaaatgcacatacatatataccccataaagtggacgggagaaggaccgccgccgtagctcagcggtgGAGCGTCGCACGCGTTATTCCAAgggcgcaggttcggtccctgccggcggcaagttatcttttcgtccatattactttcttcacatttctatTCTAAATACTatagataacaccccctatactctccttggcgttattgtctgttagttctcattaataaagcAAAGTGGGTGACGTACGCTATCCACCGGAAGTTCCCAAATGAGGCAAAGGTTAGTTGTGAATCTGTGCGCTATTTGTCCAAAGGTGCTCTAAATAAAGCAAATATAAAGTGTACGTTTCAAGCATTAAACACAACACTTCCTTTTTCACAATAAAGATGGAAAAGTTACACGCTATGTCAGTGGAGCTGCCAGTCAGAATGTTCACCTGAGTAGCGTCTTTCACTCTTGCGAAATCCTAAGGATAGAATGGGCTGAATATTTGGTTTGGCAGCACCACTGCCATATATAGCGATGAGCATATAGAAAAATAATAGTATAATAAGTACAAACTTCACGCAGAGCGCTTGTGCCGGTCCGTTAATGTTCCAGAGGACTTACACTCCTGGCCCAATGTGTTTGTGAAAAATAATCTGAACCGTTTGATGGtccccttaaaggggcactaaagagcaaaacgatttctttcatattagtaaagtactgcTTCACGATACcagacaccacgcttgctgcgcgaagacgcttagtaagcgagaaaacgcgcaaaaacaaaatgtgggtgtcgacgccactttgaactttccgcaccatttgccgtgacatcacatgctttgacggcgcctactagggactacgttgttcctaatcggtaaaaatgaagtatattgtcctctaaggaggccatagacttgacatacTAAGTTTGAAGTAATTTTGTTCAGCCAATGGCGGCAAaacacgataagtacactttaaaatcTGTGAAGTCACGCGGGGagattccggcgcgaaatttaaaaatgaaactgaacTTGATTTTGtcctctgttaataaacctatgatggcgaaagtAACTATGTTAGAAttttcagagcacaatttatcgatcttaaccgattcattatttatctttagtgtccttttaagcgaCAGAGATAAATTTGAATGGAGTAGTCTTGGCGCGTTAGGCATTTGCTTTAAGCATTACAGCAAATGGAGCTATGTGATATGTGGGAAATGACACACGCAGTTCTTGTGACAGAGAGCGCGAATGGCGATGGGGCATTCGGTACCATATAGCGATACGTCGGCTGGAACTGGTGTAGCCAATACTTATCATCTTATAGCAGAGGGCTATGTTAGGCAACTTGGTGCATAACAAAACAAGGTAATGTGGAATCATCTAAGATAGCTTTCACGCTCTTTCTGTCGCCTTTGATTTTCCAAAAGTATGTTTAAATTCTGATTGAAGCCGCGAGGAGGTTACAGTAGCCGCGACAATTTGTGCGTTTTGGCTTCCGCCGAATGCCCTTCACGACTATACGGGCCTGTTTCGTGCAAGCTACGCCGGTGATATAGAGGAGCAATCATAGCATTAATAACATTTGAAATTAACAAACGAGTGGTATTGCGGACATTTTTAGGCAAAACGCGACTCAAATTGCTTAGGCAGTCCGGAGATACTAGGTCTCAAACACCCCTGTGGCATGGCCAGCCAGCCTACCCAGCCGCGTCTTGATAAGCTTACAGAATGTAGGAATTGAACCTCCAGAGGTAAGTTTGTTCCCGCACGTGCGTGGTATGGTTCGTTAGTACCTCACCTTGGAGGGTGTGTTTGGGACAGGCGACGAACCTACGGGGCATGCATTTCTTTTGCGACCTCTCTAGAACTCCCCCTCTCTACCAGAAACGAAATTGGCCTCCGCGAAGCATTCGGCCAGAACCTCTCACATAACGCTTGCAATTAAGCCCTGGACCTCATGCTCCAGCGGCTACGGAACATCTGATAATGGCGGCGCCAAGAATCGTAAAGCGATGGTGGGGGCTCATAAGTGGATGCGAACAGTCCGCCACTGGAAACGGAACCTGCCTACATTCGACACCCGAGCCCTCTCAACCGAAGCTAGATTAGCGAAACTGCTCGAAAAAATTATTAGACGTTAGCTGGGATATCATTAGCCTCAGTGAGGCCAGGAGAACTGGGGAAGCATATATGGTGTTCTTTCTTTTAGACGATAcaaattttttttataaaaatgctacgaCAGTCACACCCTGTTGTCTATGCAAGTGAACGCCGAGGTGGAAAAAACTTTGCCGCACATAAAGTAAACACtcgaatgagtaattaacaaaatttCCTTAACTGACTATTAATTATTAATTTGAGGGCccttgtttatatggaagagttttAGGACGTGACAGTTTAAGGCATGttcatttttttaatcgcgagaAACGCACGCAATTTGACATAATAACaatcgaaattcaaggccccgatcgaggcgataccgaaactgagctCACCGGGCATCCAGGAAATCCGTCAGTTGTGCTAGGTCAGAacggaagctcacgtgacgaactttgaaaaaaggcgcgtcaCAGCAGACATGGTCAGggaaaacggcaagtcgtccggAATACCCAAATGGACCGCTTATTGTTTGcttttggtgtgtagtgcttatctgtttctttcacaCTGTACCCAAGAAAACTGCACTTTCGACCTTTCCTCTCACTGCGCAGCCTAAAACTAgggggcagccactgcagcgctGCTTCTTGCAGACAAGCGAATGAGTTCTTTgcaaagaaatagaggaaggaagaaaaaaaatttgcagaaCTTATCAAAACAGCAAGAGCAAGGACtgcataggtgcccatcagcaccgctgtctctttagcattgcgcctttaATGCAAGCTACGCTATGACTGTGCACATAGAAGAAGAATTGGTCGAAGTATTTAATGGCGACGAAGATGTTCCGGAAGAATCCCCGGTGCTGCGTGGATGGTACGATGGAGATGGCTACTACTGCTAGATTCACCCCGCTTGTGTGAATAAAACGGGTTTGCCACTGACACTGTCTCCGTGATTCATGTGAAAAAAAATGGGGTTAGTATGCACTAAGTCGTGCACCCCTTGGCAAAGCGAAGATATCCTCAAGCAAAACCTACTTACGACATAGGAAAACCTACTTACAACATATTGAAACCTACTCACAACATAtcaaaacctagcaacaaccaCTTACAACATAGCAGCAAGCGGCGTTATCTTAAACACTTGAGGATCAATCAGCGTCACTGTGCCAGGCTTTgctcgacttagtgcaaacttcccgtatttttttaaatattcattttAGGGCAAAGTCGTTAAACTGTATAGTGCTTTCCGAAACGACCAATCTAATATGTGACAGCGTAACTACATCCTGTGTGGTGATTGTTGCGGGCGTTTAACGAAACCCTGCGAAATATGGAATATAGCCACGTCATTGCTCTTACTCGCAACCGTATTACAGCGCTATCAACCGCGCTACGAGAGAAACAACCATGCCTTTGGACCGGAGCGAAATAAGCGACCACGGCTTCATAGTGCGTCGGCATTTTGACGGCTGCACACGGCACGGAAGCGCCGTCGTCCCTGATAAGAGATAGGATGACGGACCGCGCTCACGGTTGCTTCACTCGAAGCGCGGTCGAGAACGCTGTAATAGGGGTGTGCCCAGTAATTAAAATTAGATATAGTTTGTAACTAAAGAAGTATGCCCACAAGTGGGGTTTACTCGATAGGCCATAAAATTCAGCATTTTCTTCATGCAGATCAACGAAGTACTGCAACGCGTTGTGTATAAATGCATGTAAGAAAAGTCTAACACGTAGTGTAATTTGTTATTGAGGCACAGCCACATTTAGACTTGAATTTCATTATGCCTCAGGCTGTTATTACATTCTTATGTCGAAGGCGTTTTAAATGTGAACAAAATACTTTGAAAATATTCTTCAATACAAAATCTCTTCGAACAGGAATAGCTGAAATAGGTTCGGCATGTTTCTAGAAATTTGTTGCATGGTAGAGTATTCCCACATGTTTCATTTTGAACCTGTCCTCTTCCAAAGGAATGTCTTGAACTGCACACATAATTTCACAGAAAAGAAGCTAACGAACAACGATATGAGCTCCAAATAAAttgtggcgtttcttttttctaaaaGGGCCAAATCCAGAAAACGAAACTAGGCTACATTCCGCGAAAGCGTAAAGCGCGCCAAAGTATCTTTCACTTTTAGAGCAATTGTAACCAAAATGGGGCAGTTTCTGATTGTAACATGAACTTAAAAAGTCAGTTTCAAATAAGAAATGGGCCCAATCCTGCACTTGTTAGAATCAAAATGAGCTAGATCCATTAAACCAGTGTTGCGTCAACCATCGTgacaaaaacaaccaacatgaccACATCCAATctatttcatttgtgtcctagtttcTTTGCTGTCAAGCTTTTGTTCCAAAATTAGTTTTTCTTGGCCGAGTTgatacttactgaaggacatgatgttgcaGGGCGAAACTCGAAGCGAAAGAGGCCCTGCTTGTTTCTgccgcttggtgtttatttttcagttttgcgctacagcatcatgcccttctttcgctccaagacggtatatttgaaaaagaaaactgaaatgaagatattgggcaccgatatactccttgaagaagaagaggtGATCCGAAATggcgcggcataaaacgagctaagaaaaagaagagctgaagtattttttgaaggccttcaataggcGCCAAGAGCaaaaaaacgctgccgacaatccagaatggtacgccttttgcctggaaggaccactcgctctaaaAGTCTGATAATCGTCATTACGCGTATGCAAGAAAAAAAGGCACTCAAGGAAACtcaaggatgatgttaattttgtcgcaaaatattgctatatcgttcacTCACTGCGCTTTATACTTCTTTTACTAGCTAATTcgagcccaaatgaaatgttccaatctaaaCGAGCCAAATCAAATTTTTACTCcggaataccgacgatagtgggctatatagatttttgCCGCAATTTAGATTTGATGTATTTTGGTGAcgtgagcacactggcaaaaagtTGTTGCAGCAGGCCGGACCATCTTGTCAGCAGCAAAAAACGGCGTTTTtgtcagtttcagttaaagtggacttggctcgtttagccaaaaaaaaaaaaaaaaacgccacaagtaCTTTTATGATACACAACACTGTCTTTTTTTAATTCAGCAAAGTTCACCGTCGCTTCAAAGGAAACAGTGGCCTGTAATACTCGGGAAATAACAGGCAGTTCATTTTGTTGAGACATTACAAAAAATAATCCACCTGATGTAACGACATGATTGCTTTGGTGACTATAAGTTAGTAGAGAACTTCAATATAACTAGGTGCATAACCTTTTACGCTTAACCTAATTGCAATGTTAAATTAATTGAAGTTACGTTACGAGTTGAAAAAGAGGTTACGAAAGAGTTCGCACACCGGGTTTCGCAGGAACCTGCTCTTGAATACAGTGATGTAGTGGTATCAGCAACAGCGGTTGCACAGTGAGTGGTTTACGATGAAAAGCCTATCCGAATGTTTCCCATCTATATGTTTGTGCGCGTTCGTTTTCGTACAGAAATACTTGGAAGAGTCTAACATGTCATGCCAAACAGATGCACTGTACTCACGTCTCATGGCCCAGGGCTCTAGATCCTGGATGGCTCGCATAAACTGCAACAAGCCGAACGTGCAGTCAGTAGATATGTCTGCTTCTAGTAGCTTCCGTGTCAGTTCGCTACCCGTTGTAGACATGAGCTGCTTGATCATGGTTCGGATGTCATCGAGAAACTTTGATCTCTTCGGTGCCCTCTTCGTCGCTGGTGTCGTTAACCATGATGTGTTGAGTGCTCCAGTGAACTCTGTTGGCATGATGTCCGTGAGGCTGGGGGTGGTGTAGTGTCTTGTTGAATTGGTTGCTACTTTTCCTTCTGCTGTAATTGCTTCCGACCATTCGGAGATCATTGGTTTTGTCGAAGCAGATGTGGTCGTCATAACTCTAGTCAGCACTGTCTCTTCAACTGCTTTTTCTTCAGCACTTTCCGCCGACTCGGCTGTCGTGAACATGTTTGCGGTGATTCCTACGTCTCGAATTATGGGTCGCATGGTGGATATCTGTAGGTACACTCCACGAACTGCTTCTAAAGAAGTCGTTGTTTCAAACTCCGTGGATAAGTTTGCCATAATCGTTTCCGCATCCTCTGAGGTGTTGAAAGGCTTCGAGATGCTTATAGGTGTTGTACTTTGTTCACAAAACACCGACACAAACATAAGCAAGAAACTAGTTAGGAACAGTCTATTCACGTGTATCACTTGTGCGGACATTGTTTGGTCAGGTGTCAGTTTATGTGCACGTGAAGTGAAAGTGCCCACGAATGTCAGAATTGTCTTGGTGACATATATTCATCCATGCAGATTCAGCAACACTGTAGTAAATCACGTGGCTCACCTGATAGCGTGTGGTTAGTGAATTCTGGCCGAAAATAATTCCGTCTGTGTAGGCAGTATGTGCCTAATTCACTGCATCTACAAGTAGCCGTCACGTAGCATGGAATAGTTTTGCATCAGGAATTGCATGCGAAGCGCCGAAAAAGTCTAACGAGTGTTGCACTGTGCACAACCACATCCAAACGTTTTCGCGAACTGGCGCTAAGCGCGAGCGTCAGCTCGTTTGAATCTTGCATTACACCGCAGTTTCACAACGACTGCTAGATTCCCCgggaaaagagagagcgaggggTATGCCCAAACTTGAATAGCTGTTCGTTAGTAGGCATTGCTTTCGTTCGTACGCACCTACTAAtggtatagtaaaaaaaaaaactaaaacaagaaGGAGCAAATAGGTCACGCGCGTCCCAGTGGTTAGGCCATAAAAACAATTTGATCGGGTTCATTCTGCACGCTTTGTACGTGCCATGGGTAGCGAACTAGGCTAGCTGATCATTCGACTAAAGCTCGGTTTAGGTGAAATGTGTGTTGGATTTGTATGTTCTTCCTCTCACAGCCACAGACAGTGTCCTGTGTCGCTGCCATctcgtcatcatgatgtcactgcCATCAGCCAGTTAGGTGGCTTTTTAAAACTCTGAACTTCTTTCTCTTCATTAGAGGGTTGTTAGTTTGAAATACATTCTGTAGAGGCACCTTCTTTATAGGAATTTTAGTGTGGAGTTTTTAAATGAGCGCAATGAATACCTCGTGAAACAGATTTCCAGAACCTTTCAATGAAACAggaaaaactcacaggttcccttatgcattcagcggagacgactggaaggcgaaagccatcttccttttcttcccaGCTGATGTATTTAACATCCCCCGCCCCCCTTCAGAGACATTTCTGCACCTAGTGACTGTCCAGTGATTCCTTCAGAACtgctaactctctttttctgcttctaccttccaaaaggggtcaaatgaatacCCCAAGAACGCTACGGTGCCGCGACCTTCTtcttctgactttttttttcttaaagtgtagtatcCTGCTGTACTTCAATTTGTGGAGCAACTGCCGAAAACACGCAAAGGAAAGTTTTATATATTTAAGCAAAGCAGTATACTTGAATTTGGTAATTGCTTACGGTATTACTCACCTTGCTGACTACATTCAGCTCGCGATATACAGTAATGCGTAAGTCTAACTGTGGCATCGgagactaccatcatcatcaccagcaagcAGCACGGCTCGCGGGCTGCGTGTTCGGCTCGTGACGCTCGCGCTACGAGTGAACTCGGGTTTGCTTTGTTCCATGCTGATGTGGAATAAAGTACCACAGATGCTTCGTTAATTGAGTGGTGTGCTTtataacagtggcgacgaagacaacgAGGACTTCAACGAGGCCGGGACCCGCAGAGCCATGAGCGTGGGACGGCCACCAGTGTTTGAAGGAACGTGGTCAACGTTCTGAGTTCGCCTCGAAGCATACTTCGAAGCGCAAGACATCACGGACGCCACGAAGCGACGAGCGGTGTTAGTGGCCTCGCTACCGGACAGCGCGATTCGAGTGATCCAGGGACGTTGCCATCCGAGGCAAATCAATGCACTCAACTACGACGACGCCGTAAAGCACCTCGAAGAGTACTACGCCCCGGAAGTCAACGAAATAGCGGCAAGGTATGCTTTCTTCACGCGATCACAGCAAGAAGGAGAGAGTGTGCAGGAATTTATTGCAGAAATAATGCGGCTAGCAGAAAAGTGCAATTTTGGATCGTCTCTCGAACGCATGCTGCGAGACCGAATCGTGTGTGGAGTCTTGGATGAAGATGTGAGACGACATCTGCTGATCTTGAGGAAGCTGACGCTTACGGAAGCAGAGGATTTCGTTATCTCAGCCCAAAAcgctgctgctactgctagaACCATGCAATCTGCGGATCAGAGTAGCATCCACTTCATGCGGCCGCAGAACCGGCCAAGAAAAGGGCAACCGAAGGCCGAAAGCATGACATCTTGCCAGAGGTGTGGTAGTGAAGCTCACTCGAACGAGCAGTGCTATCACGTCCGTACGATATGTTGCCGGTGCGGTAAACGAGGGCATCTCGCTCGAATGTGCCGAAGACAAACTCAGTGGAAGCCCCGTGATGCTTACGCCCTGTCGGCAGCATCTGATGACAGCTCGGGAGATGAGAAGAAACTTTACACACTAGTGGCTCACAAAACGACTGATGGCCGCATGGTTAAGCCAATTTTCAAAGAAATCACTTGGGATGGTGTGCCTGTTACTATGTTGATCGATACGGGGTCCCCCGTGAGTGTTATCTCAATGAGCCTGTTCAAGCAGAATCAAAGCAGATGGCCGCCTCCAAGCAGCACCACTCTCAGACTGTCATGTTTTTTGGGAGAGCTTCCAGTGGTTGGAGAACTGCACATGAAAGCAATCTGTGAGGAACACGACGTACAGGGCACCCTGGTTATCGTCGATACTCCTGGACCAGCGCTGTGCGGAAGGGACACGATCAAGGCGTTTAACAACTGCGGAGTAGCCATGATGATTTCAAATGTCGTCGCAAACCTCAGCACGCGCAAGGAAGACCGCACAAGCCAGCAACTTCAGACCTTGCTCAAGGAATTCGAAGATGTGTTTTCGCCAGGTTTAGGACTATACAAAGGTCCACCTGTGAAGCTGATCTTGAAAGAAAACGCCACGCCCCGCTTTTGCAAAGCACGTACGGTGCCATATGCTTTGACGACCAAACTGTCTGATGCTTTGGACCGATTAGTGGCAGACGGCGTTATATCACCGGTTATGGCAGCAGAATGGGCGACGCCGGTGGTTCCAGTAGTTGAAACTGATGGGTCCATTCGACTGTGTGGCGATTTTCGGCTGACAGTGAACGTGGCCACCGTGACTGAGCAGTACCCATTACCTCGTGTGGACGACATCTTTGCAAGACTGAATGGCGGTGAAGTATTTAGTACACTGGATTTGACTCAAGCGTACA includes these proteins:
- the LOC119374752 gene encoding uncharacterized protein LOC119374752, with amino-acid sequence MIKQLMSTTGSELTRKLLEADISTDCTFGLLQFMRAIQDLEPWAMRLIDATAKYPTGFLQGTLSDLGAYDECIETVVRDEYGGTKLRGQYCDVHVSVGDDNKSFDNLLPALLYTHRKLVSGARTKYASPK
- the LOC119374839 gene encoding uncharacterized protein K02A2.6-like, producing MCRRQTQWKPRDAYALSAASDDSSGDEKKLYTLVAHKTTDGRMVKPIFKEITWDGVPVTMLIDTGSPVSVISMSLFKQNQSRWPPPSSTTLRLSCFLGELPVVGELHMKAICEEHDVQGTLVIVDTPGPALCGRDTIKAFNNCGVAMMISNVVANLSTRKEDRTSQQLQTLLKEFEDVFSPGLGLYKGPPVKLILKENATPRFCKARTVPYALTTKLSDALDRLVADGVISPVMAAEWATPVVPVVETDGSIRLCGDFRLTVNVATVTEQYPLPRVDDIFARLNGGEVFSTLDLTQAYNQLPLDDEAKKLTVINTHKGLFCFNRLPFGISSAPAIFQRHMDALFKDLPGVQAYLDGIIVAEKRNDTSLLKQVLQRLRDYGLRINIKKCKFRQEVTFLGHRVYANGLKPKDDNIEAVLQAPVPKSVS